The region AATGGACAATACCGATTGCACGGCGAGCTGGTCTGGCGCTTTTGCCGATCGTCATGCGGCTGAAGCGATGCTGAAGCACCTGACGGACAAAGCGCGTCAGGTTGAATCCGAGCCTTGCGTGATTCAAGCCGAGTTCGTTGAAGAAGCGCCAGGCATACGCCTGAATGTTGATTTCACTTTTGCCTGCCAGGCTGAGACCCTCATTTTTCAACTCGGCTTACGCTAATCCTGTCGCTGCCGGAAGCCCTTCCGGCAGCGTTTTCTCTTTTTCGTGTCTTCCCTCGCACTTTTTTTCTTCTGTTATTGGCGACTTAGCAACACCTGGTTAACACTGATGATCAGGTCAGACCTGTTTGGCAATGATGCTACGGTCGTAAATTACAGGTGAGTGCAATGAGCAAAGCGCAGCCGCTGCTGACGCGTCAGGGCGAACGTATCGCCATAACCCATGGATTACGCACGCCTTTCGCCCGTCAGGCGAGTGATTTTCATGGCATTTCCGCGCTGGAGTTGGGGCGCATGGTGGTGTCAGAACTGATGGCACGCAGCGAGTTACCGGTAGACGTTATTGACCAGCTGGTATTCGGCCAGGTGGTGCAGATGCCGGAAGCGCCTAATATTGCGCGCGAAATCGTGCTGAGCAGCGGATTGAGCGTTCACACCGATGCTTACAGTGTCAGTCGTGCCTGTGCCACCAGTTTTCAGGCGGTGGC is a window of Pantoea rwandensis DNA encoding:
- a CDS encoding YfcZ/YiiS family protein, whose amino-acid sequence is MTDAIKKCSATETAACCCVDVGTVMDNTDCTASWSGAFADRHAAEAMLKHLTDKARQVESEPCVIQAEFVEEAPGIRLNVDFTFACQAETLIFQLGLR